The genomic stretch AATTGACGCTGCTCCACGTTGCCTCCTACCTTCACGTTTTTGTCCAAAAAGTGAAGAGCAGTTTCGACCTGAAAATCTACTCTTACACCTGGTATCAACCAGTTTTACCCTCTTCAAAACTGCTGGCTTGAACCTCGATTTCCACAGTCAtacttaaaaacaaaaacaaagaaaacaccAATCCGACAACACAACAGTAAAAGGATATTGCGTAAAATGCCACAAATGTCAAAGATTGAGGTTAGGAGACAAAGACAGTTAGAGAGTTAGACAGCTGCAGGTACCACTGCACTAGCTAAGTCCTCATCCTAAGGCGCAGCAAGCTGAGCATTCCACTTAGAATAGTACCCAAGTATTAGCCACAAGGGTACTCACCTGCTGACATGGTGGGCAGCATACTACTTCGTTCTTGATCCATGAGGAAAGACCAGTCTTCGtaaaactgactgaggcgacacAATAAGCAATATTGACAAGCGCTCTTATAACAAGCGGTGTGAAGTTGGAGTCAAAAAACAATTTGAGCAGAATGAAATATGTGCATATGTGCTACGTGTTTCTCAGCAAGTTTCTCATGTAATTATGTGCGATTGCAACCACCATATCTGCTCGCATAGGAGCAATGAAATGACATTTTGCATTGCTCAAAATACTGCTTCATTCATAAAGCAGTCCATCAGGATTGAACTGAGAATCTCCAGTAGCAAGTACAAATATTTTGAACCAAACCAATTATATTTGCCGGTTAGAGGTACACTGCATTATTTTGGATGCATATTACGAGACACGATTGATTTGTTATGCACGAGTACAGAAGGCCTAATTTTAGAAACCCGCATTGAATTGAAATATTTAAATATCAATAAGGTGCGACTCATTTTTATTTATATGCAGGAACACTGTTGCACCAAAAATGCGCAACTTTTTCCCTTGCCTCAAATCTGAGGTatacatgaaaaagaaaaaaaaaaaaagagaaaaagacaaGTCTTTCTGAGTGACATGAACGTAAAATGTGAGCAGATCCATTATACTACTGTCAGTGTGCGATTTCTTGTGCCAACATAGCCCTTTCTGCTGCCGCAGCGGAACGCGCGGAAGCGAGCGGAACGCGCTCGCGTGGCTCAATGGCACTCTACACAATGGGGTACAAACAGCAAGTGATTGACAACGTAACAATGATATCTTCTTTGGGAAGTGTGACCTGGCTTTTGCATCTACACTTCTTTCTTATCTTACCTATTTCTTATCTTATCTCTCGGGTAATATCAGAGGGAACTAGACATTTCTGTGCCGGAGATTTAAgtgcggacatttcggtgcacggacgcgGCGGTGCACAGACATTTCAGACATCAATGCAATCGTGTCCAATATAGTCATCTAATACGATAATCAAGAGCTACAATTTCGACAGGACAACGGCCGACAGAAAAGCATCGAGAGTTGAAGCGTTGGTTACATCATGGGACAGTGCATTCCAATCAGACACCGTTcttggggaaaaaagaaaatctgAACGCATTAATCCGATATAGAAGGGAATAACAAACGTATTGGAATGCCGAGATAGCACTGCTGTGTTTATGTTGCGCATAATGTATTTAGTGACATCAATACGAAACATGTCGTGAAACCCATAGCACATTTGATACGAGTGATGCTCCATGTTCCATACTTGTACTATAAAGCAACCAAAATGCTCACCAGTGACCGTAAGGTAAAGTAACTGCGAAGGTAAAGTTTGCAATTCCAGCATAGTTTTAGAAGTGCCAAATCTTGCTTTGACATTTTTGCATGGCCTTAAAATTAGCAAATTTTTCAATCCataaaaaaccccaagactgGGGAAGAAAAAACGGCAACACAAGACGAGCCACGACATTTTCAAAAATTAAGGTCTCGCGAACGACGAGAGGGCTTTACAGTAAATGATTTCACAATTTTTTGTGGGGGCTAGAAAGCCTGGTACTGCATAAAAATACGCCGTAGAGATTGAACGCAACGGCGTTAAGACGGCATTAAGACGGAATGGGAAGAGACACAGGACAGTGCCtccaaacaaaacaacaaaaaaagaaaaagaaaaaattttGAACTCTAAATACTATAGGCCTACATCATGTGCTCAAGTGTAACACAACCGCTTTTGTTGTCGTCAATCGTGTGATCCGTCTGGCATCCGAGCAACTGTCTGGACATCCGAAGGATGCCACATGCTAACTCGGAGTTGGTCAGAATATTCACATAATTATCTAACTACACAAGTAACTGCCCAGATTACACTTTGCTTTTAACTAACACAATAAAAATGTGCAACGTATGAGTTACGCTCTCAATGCGTACAAAGTGTTGCAGTTGCAAAGGTTAGGTTCAAGTATATATCACGTGCATGCATAAAGTAAGGTCACCTGATGTGCACAGGGTCAGCCACCAGCATGTGCATGTAACGCTCGAGCGAGTGTTCGTTGAGCGCCGAGCGCAGCCAGGCTCTTCCTCGACCCTGATCGCTCACCACGTGTTTTAGCACCAGGTAGCGCTCCAGTTCGTGCCGAGTCAGGTGGGTTCTCACAAAGTGCCAGAACACTGCGCAAGCAACCATAGGTGCTTTGGATACTAAGTATGTAGCAGAACATTATGAAGAGATATTTCCATGAAATAACTGCACCTGGCTGAGAGATTAAAAGATGATCCGTCGCTTAATTCAACCCCTAATGAAATCGCTGATGTGACTGCTCACCCTAATGTATGCATGTCTAGAAAACATTATatactagttttttttttcttttgcttctttcaaGCGTGCGCTGTCTGTCTTACATGTGTGTGCTAAATCAGCTGTGTTGAGTTCACCGATATTATGTAGTAGCCAGCTGCACTTTAATAACGTGTCAAAAATTATATGCAATGGACAATGCGGAATTCTCTCGTACGAGACCTTCCAGAAGTGACTGAGAGCATCTCGTTTCCATGCAACACATATTTGAAATAAAGCTACAATATTCAAacatatatatacgctacatatatatacatacatatataaaaCATATATATGCTACTACgctacatatatatacatacatatataaaaCATATATACGCTACTACGCTACAATATTCAAACATATATTTGAATACACAGGAGATGTTACGGAGCAGTTTGAGAGATTGCCCAGCCCATGAGATGCCAATAATGGCAGGCCAAAATGTCGTACTACTAAAAGACCATCAAATTTCAATCGTGTGGATGAAAATCCACATTGACATCCATGTTGACTGTACCGATATCATTGAATCGCGCACAAGACGGCGTTATCAGATTGATAAGGTTCATTGTTCCTGCTCTATCAGACTGCTTTCACATCTCCGgtatgagaagaaaaaaaatgtttaacGACACTCGATGATGAAACTTTCCCATGTTGTTTCACGGGACACACCGTACCTGCTTCGGATTCTCCTCCACTCCACAAGTTGAGGCCCTTAACCAGTTCGGACACCGGCCTGTGGAGAAACACAATAATCACGCAAAGTGCATTTCCGAGGGGTCCACAACTCCGACTTACTTGACCGCTGAGATACCTTTCCCCTTTTTCATTCCATGTTGGAGAACAGCTTCAAATTGCGTACACAGGTTCACAACCCTGGGATGAGAAATGCACACTTTTGGAAAGATGCCAACAACATTTTTTCATAGAActttttgtgttttgtgttcacAGTCAATGGAAAGCTCTTTTTCTGGTTTTTGACGAGGCAGCTATGTATAATTAGTCACGTATGAAAATTCAAAaacacaatcacatagaaaAAAAATGACAATATGAGTTtacaggattctaagaactctTTGACGTATATCATAACAAAGTGAGAAACTGAGCTGTTTGATGATTCGTAGGAAACGCACAGGAAAGCCGACTTTTGCCGGTTTATGCCCGTCTTTCGTCCTCCAAGGAAGCATCACCTCGACCCAGTTGTGGCAAGCATGTACTGTACCCTCGACAAGCGTGTATGTGCAAAGAAAATCCATTTCTTTGCACATACATGTTTGTGATGCCTAGCACGCAAAAATTTGAAAGTACTGGTTTCCATGCAATCACGTGGCACTGCACACATGTGCACTTCACATTTGGGACGTCGCTCTACTTCAGAGTCTTGGTGATGTTTCCTTGGAGGACGAAAGAGAGGCATAAGTCGGCAAAAGTCGGCTTTCCTGTGCGTTTCCTACGGATCACCAAACAGCTCAAGTGCCGACTTACGCCAGTCTTTCATCCCCCAAGGAAACATCGCCAAGACTCTGAAGTAGAGCAACGTCCCAAATGTGAAGTGCACATGTGTGCAGTGCCACGTGACTGGTTGGAAACCAGTACTTTCAAATTTTTGCGTGCTAGGCATCACAAACATGTATGTGCAAAGAAAGGGATTTTCTTTGCACATACACGCTTGTCGAGGGTCATACGTGCCTGTCACAACTGGGTCGAGGTGATGTTTCCTTGGAGGATGAATGACGGGCATAAATCGGCAAAAGTCGGCTTTCCTACGGATCACCAAACAGCTCGATTTCTCACTTTGTTCTTATATATGTCAAagagttcttagaatcctgtaACTCATATTGCCATTTTtttctatgtgattgtgttTTTGAATTTTCATACGCCAAGAAAACGAATAGTACCGTAACGTCAGGAAAAGAAGAGACACTCACCGACCGTCACCCTCTGTTGCCAGTTCCTGACGACCTCCAAAGCGAATCTGACACTAAAGTCCACAGTGTTAGAGATTTCTCTTCTGGGGAGGGGGGGCCTCCACGACAATCAGTCGGGACAATCCCTACCTGTTTTACGGCGTCCAATAATCTTGAGAGCAAAATCTGTCGGTCAGATAAATTGCTATCTTCGCCTGCAATGCAACAGGATTACATGTCAGACACGGAGCAAAGACCTTCGCTAGAAAAAGGCACTTCATCACTGGGTCACAAAGAGTCACTTCATTACAGTCCCATTGGGACTACATGGACCCCATTGGGGGGAGGTGCCCTAGTTCCATGTATTCTCATGTAAAATGTATTCATATCAGAAAATACTATTTGGGGCAGGGCAGTGTTGTGAGATACTTGAGGGAGTATGTGGGAGGTTACTGGTAAAATCCCTGGCATACACATCCCTGCCCCTGTCAAATGGAGACAAGTTTCTTCCATTGATTGTGGTACATATTAAACTCCTTTCTGAAAATTGTAATTTAGAAGTAGAGACCTAACTCAGTGTAATAGTGCTTCATACTAACAAAGCTAGAGTTATTAGaatcagtggtttatccagaatcccaagtatggaggggtgtaggaaaaaattgAGGAGTTTGGGGGGAGTCATAATTATAGTTATATCACTGCAgtttaacatatcattaccgacatgtgtataaagctgaaatcgcaagggctcTCCCTgggggggtacacaggtgaaaaagttagggggtgtcactcactgaacattttttttttggggggggggtaggggggggtgaagggggttctggataaatcactgctaaTTTATAATGCTAGTTATCGAATGCTAGAGTTGGTCCCAGTCAACGTTGTTGGACGTTATTGATTCATGCAACTGAGACacctgcatttttttttaaattactactactactaataataataatttaaaacTATTCTGCACTTTCCTTGTTACCATTCTACCTCATGGCAGTCCTATTCCAGTTGGCCGTAAGCATTTTGCCTTTGCACAACGCCATAAAGGGCAAGTATAAGATCTAGGATGTTCCTCACAAGTAATGCGCTGCATTTTTGTAATGAAGCAGAAATTAATGAAAAAAGCAGTTTAGGAGTTAGACTGCATACTGGGGGGCATCATACAGACTCCTGTGTTGTTCAAGTTTGTCCCCAAATAAcagtgaaaactaaaaaaaaatggctGACATCTTAACATTTTTAATATCTACACCTCGTGTTCACGTGAGTATGGTAAGTTCCGTAGCAGCGCGCAAGCCTTCCTTCTTCGTTTTAGCTGTTTTTTCATTAATATTTATTGTGCTGCATTTTTAGAATCTTGACACATAACGTGTCATTTgctctttcatctttcataaaTAAATATGCATTGTAATTTTAAagcaaaaacaagaagaaaaaggataaagagagagagaaagcagaATGGGCAGTTGACAGCAAAAAAAGGGTGGTAATTTTTAAACTTTCTCAATTTGCAGGAACAGGTTTGGAACCTCTGGGCGCTTCATACATCACTCAATGAAATTTTTTTCACATTTGATCTTTTCCATTGCtctcattacagtgcagaaggaATGTGGGACATTGTCCTGATGGAAATCCACTACAATGGGTCAAAGACTGACAGCCCCAGCCCTTTAGCCGCTTTAGCTGTCATGTAGTcatcttatcttatcttatcaaCCAGCTCTGATCAGAAAGCAAGGAAAACAGAACTGAGTCAGCCCCTTCCCTGGGCTGGCTGAAAGTTATCACACACATATTTCACCACGGTTTTCCATAGTTTCCATTGTTTTATAAATGGATAATATGTATTAATAAGACCATGTCATTTTCCCTATTGCACAATCAGCTTGTCAACATTTCAAAACTGTGTTTTACGCGGATCTGATGTTTTGTTTCATGGTTCACTTTTTTAGCAGGCGGACCCAGatgcgggagaggaggaatatAGTTTGCAAAGAAAATCCAAGTAAAACGGAGGAATGCAAAAACAGTTACGTGGTATGTTGTACAGAGACTTTAAAACTGCAATATCTGTTGTTCATATTTGAAGTTGAGGTAATCCAAAGCTACAGCAAGTGCCAAACTGCAGTTTCATCGAAACAGagcttatttatttgttttatttatgtatttcgaTGCCTACATCACCGAGAGGGCTCTAGAGCAGGGGTTGCCTACAATACAATCAATCACATAATGTATTTAACTCTGTCTTTACCATTTAAAAACAAAGGGAAACACTTGAAAAACTGTTCTATGGATGACATGAAGGCTATATAATTACACGGGCTACATAATTGAATAATTACATTTTGTCCGAACTGTACGCGAACAAAAATGAAGGCTAATTAGTCTAATTTTTCTAGTGTGATCTCTCCTTTCGGATGTGAAATATGGTGCTTTCAAATGCCCTACAACAGTTTTCGAACCTGTGAAATCAATCCGTCAATCACTGTCAGTTCAGCTGTTTTCGTTTCAGAAGCGTAATCatacaaaaaaaagtaataagAAGTTGCTCATAATAAAAACAGCTGCCCTATTTTATACGCGCTCAGACTTTTCGACAAAATGCAACACATGGGTTTCCAGACACAGTCTGTTTTGCAGCTCCAACGCCGGAGACAACGGTCTCAAATGGACGCACGGATCAGATACCCATTCAGCGGATCAGTTGAAGGAAACGTAACAGCTGACGATCGACTCCCCCATCTGTGACACCATTCTCAACTCTATGCCAGTCTCTGCCCTCTGCAAATTTACTGCACGGTAAACTGGCAAAGAGGCAAAGACGAACATCTATACTTGAAACCCTGAGAGTGGGGAAAATTACACCACCACGGATCAACGACCACAGTGAGACGCAATGTGCGATGCCCGTAAACGCTTTTGAGTCGCATCTTTCGTCTAAATGGTGTGCGTAAAGTAATATCACGTCCATTCATTTGTTTGGCATCCCTGCATAGCAGACGCAGAAGCATCCTGCGTGGAAAGGAGAATACGATTGCTTACGGCTCATGATGACTGAAAGCGGTCGGTGAGCATCGAAGAGTGTCACACACTCCTTTGCAGCCACAGCATCATCACTGATGATAACCTCTGCTTGGGATCAACCCACCCCCCACCActgaaaacagaagcacacAACACAGCGGAGGATGAACCTTTGGATGAACAATTGCAGCCGCCGCTTACCACCACTTCTGCAAGAAAACAAAAGTGTGCAAACCATCACGCCACCTTTTCGaaacaaagcaaaacaaatcTATCGGAGCGCTTCCGGCGCTTTGCTACTTATGTGACGTTTGCAGTCGCAAGTAATCGGGATTTTTTAAGTCTTTTATTGGCGTGTTTAAAGAAGCTTGTGTGAATTCATTGAGAAACAGGGAGAATAAGAACATTTCCAGTTTGTAGCATTGACCGGCGCTGTTCGTTCGCTGTGCAGGCAGTGCAGTATATTGTGTGGACTTCTACAATCACAGGCGTTCTGCTTTTGTTCTAACTTTCTCACGTGGTGTTTCCGCGCGTAATTATTAGTACAGCAGAATTGCTAACTATATTATTATACATATGAAGTAAGCTGTCACGAAGCGAAGAACCGAAACTACAGGAATTCAGCAGCCGACGATTCGCCGATGATGACAATTGTCTATCGATATTTTGTTGTACTGTTTCGAGGCGTTATTAAAAGTTAACGACAGGTTCTTCTGTGAGTATTTCAATCACTAATTGTACAAAAATATGAAAGTATAAGAGATATTTTCTTGCTACCGAGTACGCAACTACGGGTAGCCGACATAAGGTCGGGCGAGTGGATCGCAGATCTCATCGTTCAGTTTCACTCTGATTATTTAGCTTAGGTTTCTTCGTACAACGTTCCTCGTGCATAAACACTCGCAATGCCTGAAGATCGTCCTCACAAAAATATAGTTGAATCCTTTGCCGAGGCGGCGTTTAACATGGTTGACCGCCCGGTCACTTGGTTCCGAGGTAATGTGTTCAGCGAAGGTCGTCTGTTGTGAGACTCCATAAggaaaaaattaaataaaaaaagaaaacggcgaCAAGCACAGATAACTCAACAGACGATACAAAGCAGACAAACCGTCTGTGTTGTGCCGTTATTTCATGCGCCCATGATTAGGCATTTACAGTGTGGAGGTTCTCAAACCAGCTATCCCACATTTATGCCATTTTGTCGTCTGCCGTGGTGCAGTAACGGGGTTGGCGTGACATTTCTCCTTTTCGTCTTATACAGAGACTATAGTGGCCCCAAACCGGCCCAAATACTACTGGTATCACGAGAAGTTGCGACGTGTTCCTGAAATCGACGAATGCTACACTGATGACCTGATGTGCAAATTTGAGGCAGATCAGCAGTTCAAAAGGGACAGGCAAGTGATTTTGATTTGGTGGTAGTGTACATATTTTTCAGTCAGATTCACACTAACATTAATCGTAGAGTCCATTAAGCACTGTAACAGTGAAAAGAAGTTTATCCCGTCGCTTCATGTGTGTTTGTAACGACAACACGTTAAGTTTTACGAGGTGCCATCAAAAAGTTCCGGGGTACGAGCACACAGCAGTTGATGTCAACGACCTTCGTTCGTTCCCATGCCGAGCGGCGTCCATTTTTTAATATTGGTCGTTGTGCTACACAGGATTTTTTTATGACCACCTACACACGAGCCGTTGCGATTTCGGTATGGGCTGCAAACTGGAGCGGAGAGCAAACATCAAATTCTGCATCAAACTCTGCAAATCTGCAACTGAGACATTTGAGCTGGTGCAGCAGACTTATGGTAATGAGGCAATGAGTCATGCAAGGTGTTTCGAGTTGCACTTGCATCTCTTGAGGATCTTGATGCCCGAACAGAAACTCTCATTAGAAACTCGGCAGTTTTTGGGTCGCGACAGAATAGTCACCATTCCTCACCCGCTGGATTTGGccaacttcttcttcttcccaacGATGAAGCTTAGGCTGAAGGGTCACAGTTTCGAAAACTATGAACAGGGTCCATCGTGAATTGCAGAAGGTACACAGGACTTCCGAGGAGCCTTCTGAAAGTGGGGAAAAGCGCTAGGAGCGGCGTTATCAGTGCATGAGGAGACTTCTTTGAGGGTGATAATAGCCAAGCTTAAACAAAGTAGATActtgttgcataatgtaaaaacccccgagactagggaacacgaagggacagacacaactcGAAGtctttgagactttgtgttgtgtctgtcccttcgtgttccctagtctcggggtttttacattatgcatcatcttcaccagctcgcttgtttcctagccattttttcattgtagaTACTTGTCTTCATATGCGTCTAGTCTCGCAACTTTTCGATACCAGAGCGTTGAACCGAAatgtttttcggtttgtttcgggttcaggttcagccATAAAGGTTTGGCTCGAATCCCCATATCACCCCCTCCACACACCAACGCGAACCGAACTggtatcccgaaccggtaaccgaagtttttatatcggttcggttcagcaACAAGATGGAGCTAGTACTTATGGTTCAGTTCCAACTAAAAATTACGATCAATTCCAGTTTTCAGATCAGTTCAACGCTCTGTTTGATACTACCTCGTATAAGTCACCACCCCGTATACGTCACCACCTCAAATAAGTCACCACCTCGAATAAGTCACCACCTCGTAGAAGTTACCACCTCGTATAGGTCACCACCTCGTATAAGACACCACCTCGTATAAGTCAGCACCTCGTATAGGTCAGCACATCGAATAAGTCACCACCTCGTATAAGTCACCACCTCGTATAAGTCACCACCTCGTATAAGACACCACCTCGTATAAGTCACCACCTCGAATAAGTCACCACCTCGAATAAGTCACCACCTCGTATAAGTCAGCACCTCGTATAGGTCAGCACCTCGTATAGGTCAGCACCTCGTATAGGTCAGCACCTCGTATAAGTCACCACCTTGCTTTTCCTTGCCGTGTAGGGACGTAGAGTCCTCAATACTGCGTATTTTGAGACGTCGACGGGACGACTGCTACTTGTACGAAGCCCCGGACCATGACAGGTGCATACCGATGGAAAACGACTACGAGGAGGCCAAGCTCAACTGGTTCATTAAGTGTGAGTAGTCCATGAAACCCCGTAGTGCCCCCGGACGTGTACGCACTCTTGCCCGTTTCCAGATGGCGACATTGGTCCGCAGGGCAACGTAGTGAAAGCCTTCATGAAGCAGAAGCATCGCCTGGTGTACGAAAGGCGTCAGAAAgagaagg from Ornithodoros turicata isolate Travis chromosome 4, ASM3712646v1, whole genome shotgun sequence encodes the following:
- the LOC135391993 gene encoding NADH dehydrogenase [ubiquinone] 1 beta subcomplex subunit 10-like; this translates as MPEDRPHKNIVESFAEAAFNMVDRPVTWFRETIVAPNRPKYYWYHEKLRRVPEIDECYTDDLMCKFEADQQFKRDRDVESSILRILRRRRDDCYLYEAPDHDRCIPMENDYEEAKLNWFIKYGDIGPQGNVVKAFMKQKHRLVYERRQKEKEEANGF